A genomic window from Betta splendens chromosome 17, fBetSpl5.4, whole genome shotgun sequence includes:
- the zgc:154006 gene encoding uncharacterized protein zgc:154006 has product MRSWSRKLKGRAPDSVDETSAGRRNSISAPPVPAWVAHSPTPDDSTDGGESATSLAANSPPYAEREDNARTGSIKDRLKSLVPQSWGGIIPKRTGNDAERSTAGVQILPNGTRVSPPVSPVLGEPKNWEENSSQNSQKPLLNWSHTGERLGQGSPEESLLTGLNPTEYYAEKLEVYNQKYSYLKSWPGLLRLLAGLQLLFGGMVFACVIAYIQKDSEWSNLYDGVYNTGIGLSGYSYRGPMTPFILAVAGVCWIMTLCLLVVGMTMYYRTILLDAPWWPLTEAFVNVAMFLLYMAAGIVYLNDLNRGGLCYMTMGVNPIVAHLCRVDGGQMAGTAFIYINMTLYLGSFLVCLKMWRHEAARRHRPQEEFERSIPLKPQKPKRISFKDEMDKSPSRDCASLHVPVHEVHKNPLQKDRVSEYTPKVHIIADYIIKYPEIGCVEEREKYKAVFNDQYQEYKDLHRDISTTISKFRDLDTVMERLLRDGKSDPQRIQSILKTYEEKKSDPAFLEKRERCEYLKAKLSHIKSRIHAFDQETITPNQYTVYTPQYYDSPPVYSPPYSTTSHSFYLPRSVHSPLNQHVPHSHNLNPDSYYREERPQHFYRWFSPPGFVKTFQGATALMCFLIFVCVASTLVWDTNGFGLGGYGAGASGEFMGAGSGYYGGSYGYSGSYMTPYSAKSAMISTAAVNFLLSLGFLIASFSRSRTTRGCRFYLIVFISDVILAVLQGIINIIFVIGVNPMSQSSQSVLYNPMLMMCQNLQGRPSLSGAAGASFPGGLLMYNQYLQHYCYMDPEETVALVLGLMVVLALSLSAYYAYKTRSKIWNHGKANIYWEEPLMRPADGQNVQDWVNHVGDVRSTQQAPTVVVSERPAPDLRAENGVMFNNKSTVGIRSEGNDKSSSGHRDAAPLHQNQNSRAAACSSGTSDGTGSIWKPPAHHVQQERGPQSAAQQAEEYQDETGYTTGDTGHTLDHTDYLYRLYPEITSDEQRRRYKQEFDSDLARYRSLCAEMDDISDRMRKLRRELDALDEGRVSYQAAADEYDRLKDLKRKPAYQAKKEQSKELRQKLFHIKRLVKKYDHGFC; this is encoded by the exons atgagaagctggagcaggaagctCAAGGGACGAGCGCCTGACAGCGTGGACGAGACCTCCGCTGGCAGGAGGAACTCCATTAGCGCTCCACCGGTGCCTGCGTGGGTTGCTCACTCGCCCACGCCGGACGATTCCACGGATGGCGGCGAAAGCGCCACAAGCCTCGCGGCCAATTCTCCGCCTTATGCAGAAAGGGAGGACAATGCGCGCACAGGCAGCATTAAGGACAGACTCAAGTCCCTCGTCCCCCAGTCGTGGGGTGGGATCATCCCCAAACGGACTGGCAATGACGCCGAACGCAGCACAGCTGGGGTCCAGATCCTTCCCAACGGGACCAGGGTCAGCCCTCCGGTGTCCCCAGTTCTTGGGGAGCCCAAGAACTGGGAGGAAAACTCCAGCCAGAATTCCCAAAAGCCTTTGCTAAACTGGAGTCATACTGGTGAGCGGCTGGGTCAAGGCTCCCCTGAGGAGTCTCTGCTCACTGGTCTCAACCCGACTGAGTACTACGCCGAGAAGCTGGAGGTCTACAACCAGAAGTACTCTTATTTGAAGTCCTGGCCCGGCCTGCTCAGGCTGCTCGCTGGACTTCAGCTCCTGTTTGGAGGAATGGTCTTCGCCTGCGTCATTGCCTACATTCAGAAAGACAGCGAGTGGTCCAACCTGTATGATGGCGTGTACAACACCGGCATTGGTCTGTCTGGGTACAGCTACAGAGGCCCCATGACCCCCTTCATTCTGGCTGTAGCTGGCGTCTGCTGGATCATGACCCTGTGTCTGTTGGTGGTGGGAATGACCATGTACTACCGCACCATCCTCCTCgacgccccctggtggccgctGACGGAGGCCTTCGTCAACGTGGCCATGTTCCTGCTCTACATGGCGGCGGGGATCGTGTACCTGAACGACCTGAACCGCGGAGGCCTGTGCTACATGACGATGGGCGTCAACCCCATCGTGGCTCATCTGTGTCGCGTCGACGGCGGCCAGATGGCGGGAACCGCCTTCATCTACATCAACATGACTCTGTATCTGGGCAGCTTCCTGGTGTGTCTGAAGATGTGGAGGCACGAAGCCGCCCGCAGGCACAGA CCGCAGGAGGAGTTTGAACGGTCCATCCCACTCAAACCCCAAAAGCCAAAGCGCATATCATTCAAGGATGAAATGGACAAGTCTCCGAGTAGAGATTGCGCCAGTCTGCATGTACCTGTCCATGAAGTTCATAAGAACCCACTGCAGAAAGACAGAGTGTCAGAATACACCCCTAAAGTCCACATCATTGCAGACTACATCAT AAAGTATCCAGAGATTGGCTGCGTGGAAGAACGGGAGAAGTACAAGGCTGTGTTCAATGACCAGTATCAGGAATACAAGGACCTTCACAGAGACATCAGCACCACCATCAGCAAATTCAGAGACTTGGACACAGTGATGGAGCGTCTCCTCAGAGATGGAAAAAGT GATCCACAGAGGATTCAAAGCATTTTGAAGACATATGAGGAGAAAAAGAGT GACCCTGCTTTCCTAGAAAAAAGAGAGCGCTGTGAATATCTGAAGGCCAAACTGAGCCACATCAAAAGCAGAATACACGCTTTTGACCAGGAAACCATCACTCCGA accaatatacagtatatact CCTCAGTACTACGACAGCCCCCCTGTGTACAGCCCACCCTACAGCACCACCTCCCACAGCTTCTACCTTCCACGGAGCGTCCACTCCCCCTTGAACCAACATGTCCCCCACAGCCACAACCTCAATCCTGACTCGTACTACAGGGAGGAGAGGCCTCAACACTTCTACCgctggttttctcctcctggtTTTGTCAAGACCTTCCAAGGAGCCACGGCTCTCATGTGCTTCCTCATCTTCGTCTGCGTGGCTTCCACCTTGGTGTGGGACACGAATGGATTTGGACTCGGGGGCTACGGCGCCGGGGCCTCGGGGGAGTTCATGGGAGCGGGGTCGGGATATTATGGCGGCAGCTACGGCTACAGCGGCTCCTACATGACGCCGTACTCGGCCAAGTCGGCCATGATCTCCACGGCGGCCGTCAACTTCCTGCTGTCTCTGGGGTTCCTCATAGCCAGTTTCTCAAGGTCACGGACCACGAGGGGGTGCAGGTTTTACCTCATTGTGTTCATCAGTGATGTCATCTTAGCTGTCCTACAG ggcatcatcaacatcatcttTGTGATCGGAGTGAACCCGATGTCCCAGAGCTCACAGAGCGTGCTCTACAACCCCATGCTGATGATGTGCCAGAACCTCCAGGGCCGGCCCAGCCTCAGCGGCGCGGCGGGGGCCAGCTTTCCGGGGGGCCTCCTCATGTACAATCAGTACCTGCAGCACTACTGTTACATGGATCCCGAGGAG ACAGTAGCGCTGGTGCTGGGTTTGATGGTGGTGCTGGCGCTGTCCCTGTCCGCCTACTACGCCTACAAGACCCGCAGCAAGATCTGGAATCACGGCAAAGCCAACATCTACTGGGAGGAGCCGCTGATGAGGCCGGCGGACGGGCAGAACGTCCAGGACTGG GTGAATCATGTTGGAGACGTGCGCAGCACCCAGCAGGCACCAACTGTTGTTGTATCCGAGAGACCAGCACCTGATCTCAGGGCGGAGAACGGTGTGATGTTCAACAATAAGAGCACGGTCGGCATCCGCAGCGAGGGAAATgataaaagcagcag CGGTCATCGGGACGCAGCGCCgctccaccagaaccagaacagcaGAGCTGCCGCCTGCTCCAGCGGCACCTCCGACGGAACCGGGAGCATCTGGAAGCCTCCCGCTCATCACGTCCAGCAGGAACGAGGGCCCcagtctgcagctcagcaggcgGAGGAATACCAGGATGAAACTGGTTACACCACCGGAGACACTGGCCACACGCTGGACCACACTGATTACCTGTACAG GCTGTACCCGGAGATAACTTCAGACGAGCAGCGCCGGCGGTACAAGCAGGAGTTCGACTCGGACCTGGCTCGCTATCGGAGCCTCTGCGCCGAGATGGACGACATCAGCGACCGGATGCGCAAGTTAAGGCGGGAGCTGGACGCGCTGGACGAGGGCCGTGTGAGCTATCAG GCGGCGGCAGACGAGTATGATCGACTGAAAGACCTGAAAAGG AAACCAGCCTATCAAGCGAAGAAGGAGCAGAGCAAAGAGCTGCGGCAAAAGCTCTTCCACATCAAACGCTTGGTAAAAAAATACGACCACGGTTTTTGCTAG